tatatatatatatatattttatttttatttttagcaAAGTCGAATGGAAAGAAATTGTAAAGGTGTCAGTctaatattataagaatatcTTTTctgatttaattttttttttaatttttcaatttttttttttttttttgtttcttttttttcaattttcttttaataaattaaaactaATTCTTTTGTATAACCAGAGTTATActttttttgtcttttttttttttttttttttctctttcttttttaaagaaCATAACTCTTTTAGTAATATTAATTtgtcaaaaatatattatcattttcaaaacgttttaaaaatacaataaaataaaaataactgtttttatttaaaaaaataaaataaaaaggagaaaagaattaatttaaaaatattaagtcttaaaataaatgataattttaaataaaagaaagaaaaaaaaacaaaaataacgAGGAAAAAATGTGgatacaacaaaaaaaaaaaatatatatgtacatatatatatatatatatatatatatatcattaaaataaaatataatataatatcataaaaaaattatataaatgatataaacatattttatatcatacaAGAATtaaaattgtaatatatttgaaatataataaaagaagaaaaaaaaaataagttattacaaattattatatatataaagacatatatatatataattatatatatagcttcattttttcttttttttaatcggaaacattttttataaaaaatagagTTAAATCAATAtaacttttcttttttttatctattttttttttttttttatcttttgatTTAACGGACGCAGGATCATAAACCTCGattgttttttcttctttcatGAGCGTATCCCACATGATACAATTACTGTTTAATCTTTTTAAGCAGAAACtcctataaaaaataaaatatatatatatatatatatatatatatatacataataaaagcttttatattttatattattttatcttttcattttactttataaatttattattatcaatatggGACAATTCCTCAAATAACGGCATGACAACAAATTTCAAAAACGTTATTTGAGATTTACAAACTTCATTGTGTTTTGTCCTATCACACAAAGGTGATAAAggcattttattttttaattcttcatcTCCTTGAGTATAAAATTCAGATAAAACTCTTTGACACCAAGAATAGTGTTCACTCCATGAAACTGATCCATGAGATATATCTGCActttttataatcatttttgttaatattaataaatcatcactattctttatataatcgAAATCTTCATTTTCTCTTCTTATTCTAAACTTTGATATGATTTCAAAATGATGTTTCATATCAGTACTTAAAATTAATTCAATGATATATGATCTCATCATTCGAAAATCCTGAAtagcaaaaataaaaataaattcataaaatatatatatatatatatatatatatatatatatatatacttatgtATAGGAACAAATATGATCTTACCTTTTCTGAaaaatttttcaaaatattacACTGGTTTAgttgtaatattttaaaagttaTAGATGCATGATAATTTTCTAATACACTAATgtcattataaataatacttaATGGATGTAAACTGTTTACAAAAAATAAGTTATTATAACCAGGATGTCCTATATCATGACAAATTCCTGATATAAACATTaccaattttattttatattccaGGTCATCATATATACCAAGTTTTTTGgtcaaacaaaaaaatttttgtGTTACCTGTAAGGAAAAGGTGTGTACGAAATGTAGTGTGTGCATGTTGTTTTTACGGTTAAATATAAGGTCcccaaataaatataaacacatatacataaatatgaacatatatatatatataaataaacatatatgcaTACATATATTCCTATTCATTCTTATTACCATTGTCGCGTGTATTGTATTATGATAAGGAACATTATTGTACTGCTTTTCAACAAAGCAGAGAAagttaattattatatttataggaATATTATGATCAATAGTACATATTAAAGATAAgttaatatcaaaaaaaggATATTCGGATTCTTCAAAATATGTTAAACAATTGAAATCCCAATCTGATAAAAGCTTGTTATCAATGAATTGAATCATTTTTGTTAATTGggatatattaatttgtttcaaaaatttttttatttgttttttatctAAATCCACTTTGTCAGTACTTATACAGTCATTGTTTGAAAATGATTTGTTTAATTTGAAATCTACTCCTTTTGGCACTTCTTCCCCAGCAAAATTACTTTTACTTTTACTGACATAGGCctcaataaattttttattctttcaagtggaaaaaatgagaaaatacatgaacacacacatattatatatatatatatatattatataaaatatgtatatataaatatattcatatagattttgtttccttttttttttttttttttttttttttacctctGGATTTTCGAGAACATTATAATCAATATTATACAAGTTATCAGATTTTGTTAATGTTGACAAACATTGTTCCAAAATATTCGAACAATAAGAAGTTTTCGTATGAACATTAAAATTTGTATCAGTTTCGTTTTCTAATTCCAATATGACTTTTGTACACTAAAAAAtggaagaataaaaataacaataaaaaaggTATTTacaataattaaaaatattaaatatatatatatatatatgtgtgtgtatatattcatattaccTCCTTTAGCATATTAATTAAATCTTCAATTCCTGttgaaatttttttgttactggttttatttttcatatctgATTCTATTTTATCTAATTTATAACCAGCTACCTATAAGAGattataaaacaaaagtatattattttatattatattatattattttttttttttcattgtgaaaacatatataagtaataaaaaaaaatccgtttaaatataatattaatgtttatatgtatatttttatatataatataattttacaaaACCGTTTGAAGtacatacaaataaataaatatatatatatatatatatttttgattttttaaattttgtcTTATGACTTACaagtaaattataaaaaacataaCGTATTTGTAGTTCTGAGGTATAACTTCCTATGTATAAAAATGTGGACAAGGTTGTATATGCCAAAATTCGAAAAACcctataataaaaataatatatatatatatatatatatatataattttttattcatttattatacatattaacatataacatatatcattttcaacatttttttgtttaatcgcttttatttttttataaaaattacacatatatttcaGGCACAAAGTCAGGTTTGGCAGAACCCACTAATATGATACTAGTTGAatttaagaatataaatattaaatggaTAATCCAATTATATTTGGTcctaataaaattaataaaatatatattatatccatTAAGCATAAGTTTGcacaattataaatatgcacatatatatatatatatatatatatatatatgtatatgtatgtatgtatgtatattttttttttaccgtGAGGGAAAGAATATATCTATTATAACCAGAGGTAGGAAACCATAAATGTAGGTGAGTACATAAATCATTTCCAACTCATAAGTAGTCGTAGGCATTTCGCTAATGTTTGGATTATACTCCAGTGTTAAACCTATAGCTATATTCCATAAACCCCATAAAGCAAccattaaagaaaaaagtacATAGGACATACATTCAGAATATTTACACAATTCTGTAGACCcgattattataaaaaatactaATATCACTGTATTAATAGCCATTAAAgtatgaaataatataacaatatatgtTTCTCTTCCCCAAGTACTTGTTTTAAGAGACCAAGTTGTTAATGgccatataataaaagataatattaacaTAATAATTCCAATAATAATCATTCTAGATGATATccaattatttaaatttaatacatataaagatTCTATAGAATCATCATTAAATTTTAatggtattttttttaataattctttttcagAAGATTGATTTAAACATGCATCTGCAAATGTACTTTTTAAAGGATTTGGTGGACTTTTACTACTTAtagaatatatttctttttttattgttatatttcttttccatatatcataaaaatatttttcaaaaatacTCCTTTGATTTTTATTCGtatcaaaatttttatcattatttatttttatattagtaGTGTTTGATTTAATATTTCCATATGATCTTATAGATGAACGAATCTTATGATCATGATGATCATCGTGATGGTGTTCATTATGATCATTGGTATcatcaaaattatttatattatcagttttttttatattatcatcattatttaatcCATCGATTGTTATAGTATTACtactattaatatcatcaaaattattataattatcaatattattatttttatcatttttattttcatcatcaattttattattttcattaaaacTTATAGAATTTCttacttttaaatataaatttttgtaaCTATCTTTATTTGTACtctttatattaatttcctgtaattcttttttatttttgtcatttggaatatctattatattttcttttaattttacaGAATTggatttttcattttttaaaactttAACTTCAATATTAGAAAATTCAGAATTACATtctgtatttatattacttgTAGACCAATTCAtagaattattatcaataattCTTTGATTTTGTCTACCATCTTCACTTATTCCTTCTTTATATGTTCGTAAAGAATTACTAGTTAAAGGTGACTCTTCATCATTATCTTGAATATTTCTACGtgcattatttaatatattagatgGAAATGAAAATTCTATAGATTTCGTTTTACcaagaatatttaaattttttaaatagctattttttttttttactttattatctttttctaCATTTTCAGGAATAAGTGGTATATCTTTCGAAATGCTTTTCCTTTCTTTAAAAGTTTCTTCtataatatcatcattttgttctatctttgttttttctttatttcttaATAAATTCATTATAAAACTCTTTTTAGATACTATAgatttacttttatttatattctcaTTTTGTTCGTTCATCGTATTACTATTAGACCTTCTTCTATTCCctacatttttttcaatatcttgattactatttttattatgttcttCAAAATCGTCTACCTTACCCATTTCATATACATTGTCTTATTCTACATTCTTATGTTAACgtattaaaacaaaataataaaaatatacatatattaaattaatatgtatatttaaatatatgtatacttatatatatctatatttaaatatatatatatatatatgtgtatactTATAAATCATTtggaattattaaaaaagcaTATAATTGTCTTTTGCATTTCttacatttaataataacgCATAGTTCAGAAATGCTTTCTTGTaatcaatatattattttgttgtgtataaacaaaaaatcataaaatgaaagataaaaataatatgcactaaatatattgtaatttatatataaataaatatatatatatataatttttttttttttttttttttttttttttttcagattttgtccattttatttattgttaagggtatatattttttttattattaatacacataacacatattttataaacaaaaaaaaatgtatatatatatatatatatatatatatttatttgatattatatattatttattttcccCACCCCTACTTTGGAGAATTCATAGtgcatttatttttttttatcttttaaatataaaatgaaaaatatattttatctgtgtaatttaataatacttATATACTATTTATGATAAGGATTTAaacatgaaaaataaaatataaaaaaaattaaaatatataataataatgcaaaaaaaaaaaaaaaaaaaaaaattatattttctttcatgataggaatatatataaaaaatataatttaaaaaaaaaaaaaaaaaaaaaaagaataaaactgaatataatataagaatgaatactattataataaatattataaatgtgcGTAGTgcataaacaaaaaataatataaatatatgaaaaaaaaatatattatttttttcaaaattacaatattatatatgaatcataaaagatgatattttttatatttttacaaataaaatgtaaaacattatatattatgttttttttttaattttaaccATTATTCATACgtcttattttatatatttttccattaaacgaaaatgtaatataataataaaataataattacatatatatatatatatataaatatatacagatatttatttatatatatatatatatataataattttcatacatcaaaaaaaatataaaaaaaaaaaaaaaaaacattgaAATTTTATAATGATGGGGGATAATACTGatgaatgtaaaaaatattaaaatatgctACAACATGAAGGatattgtttattattttaattacacatatgtatatttatgtatatttttattttaatgtcTAATAATACTATCttcaatatatttaacaGTAAGTTTAAAATTCAGACAAATATATTCctgataaatatttttaattcatgtataatctaaatatttattattttttatatgtatatatatgtagaatagaaaaaaaagaattattaaaaattataagagAATACAGTACTGAAAAGATAAAAACTATAACATGaccataaatataataaacggtgttttttaatttatta
This region of Plasmodium sp. gorilla clade G2 genome assembly, chromosome: 13 genomic DNA includes:
- a CDS encoding 3',5'-cyclic nucleotide phosphodiesterase, putative yields the protein MGKVDDFEEHNKNSNQDIEKNVGNRRRSNSNTMNEQNENINKSKSIVSKKSFIMNLLRNKEKTKIEQNDDIIEETFKERKSISKDIPLIPENVEKDNKVKKKNSYLKNLNILGKTKSIEFSFPSNILNNARRNIQDNDEESPLTSNSLRTYKEGISEDGRQNQRIIDNNSMNWSTSNINTECNSEFSNIEVKVLKNEKSNSVKLKENIIDIPNDKNKKELQEINIKSTNKDSYKNLYLKVRNSISFNENNKIDDENKNDKNNNIDNYNNFDDINSSNTITIDGLNNDDNIKKTDNINNFDDTNDHNEHHHDDHHDHKIRSSIRSYGNIKSNTTNIKINNDKNFDTNKNQRSIFEKYFYDIWKRNITIKKEIYSISSKSPPNPLKSTFADACLNQSSEKELLKKIPLKFNDDSIESLYVLNLNNWISSRMIIIGIIMLILSFIIWPLTTWSLKTSTWGRETYIVILFHTLMAINTVILVFFIIIGSTELCKYSECMSYVLFSLMVALWGLWNIAIGLTLEYNPNISEMPTTTYELEMIYVLTYIYGFLPLVIIDIFFPSRTKYNWIIHLIFIFLNSTSIILVGSAKPDFVPEIYVVFRILAYTTLSTFLYIGSYTSELQIRYVFYNLLVAGYKLDKIESDMKNKTSNKKISTGIEDLINMLKECTKVILELENETDTNFNVHTKTSYCSNILEQCLSTLTKSDNLYNIDYNVLENPENKKFIEAYVSKSKSNFAGEEVPKGVDFKLNKSFSNNDCISTDKVDLDKKQIKKFLKQINISQLTKMIQFIDNKLLSDWDFNCLTYFEESEYPFFDINLSLICTIDHNIPINIIINFLCFVEKQYNNVPYHNTIHATMVTQKFFCLTKKLGIYDDLEYKIKLVMFISGICHDIGHPGYNNLFFVNSLHPLSIIYNDISVLENYHASITFKILQLNQCNILKNFSEKDFRMMRSYIIELILSTDMKHHFEIISKFRIRRENEDFDYIKNSDDLLILTKMIIKSADISHGSVSWSEHYSWCQRVLSEFYTQGDEELKNKMPLSPLCDRTKHNEVCKSQITFLKFVVMPLFEELSHIDNNKFIKSFCLKRLNSNCIMWDTLMKEEKTIEVYDPASVKSKDKKKKKIDKKKKSYIDLTLFFIKNVSD